In Ostrea edulis chromosome 6, xbOstEdul1.1, whole genome shotgun sequence, a single window of DNA contains:
- the LOC125648375 gene encoding neuronal acetylcholine receptor subunit alpha-3-like codes for MKTVLVLCWFLLLFYELSISVRAALYSDAVSLMEDVFKNYSTDIRPNQNLSEATEVSLDPYVFSVNDFDEVSGVISIVCGLRLIWHDFRLTWTPSDYGGLVDLPVPKKKLWVPNIFLIDPANKMEAIGDDDFIGRIYYNGEVNWIPAGLIQTLCSVNMYKFPFDTQECSFSLVPWGYIPLETKLVPYNNMSYADITYYSSNAEWDLEKTVMKRFRIGGYDNLVKVQVNLKRKSLYFVINMLAPMLLLSLLNPLVFSLPVDSGERVSYAMTIFLSFAVFMTLLSENIPRSSEPMSLLSYFLIVTMLKSTLICVLTVVNLNLHFKDPTSEVSRKALFILNVMRLQCLYKLCKKGGKKSNVSDNSVTEIVFVRSKTSDEGRTQNKEAEGSVTWKAIAEGYDKVLLYYFYLIFFLLWIILGAVLTS; via the coding sequence ATGAAAACTGTGCTTGTTTTGTGTTGGTTTCTACTATTGTTTTACGAGCTGTCGATTTCTGTTCGTGCTGCTCTGTATTCTGATGCTGTTTCTCTAATGGAAGATGTCTTTAAGAACTATTCTACGGATATTCGCCCGAACCAAAATTTGTCAGAAGCTACTGAGGTTTCTCTGGATCCATATGTTTTTTCAGTAAATGATTTTGACGAAGTTTCTGGAGTTATATCTATTGTGTGCGGATTGAGGCTGATTTGGCATGATTTTCGGTTGACTTGGACACCGAGTGACTATGGTGGCCTCGTGGACCTTCCTGTTCCAAAGAAAAAACTTTGGGTTCCGAACATCTTTTTGATTGACCCAGCGAACAAAATGGAAGCTATTGGGGATGATGATTTCATCGGAAGAATATATTATAATGGCGAAGTGAATTGGATACCAGCAGGTTTAATTCAGACGTTGTGTAGCGTTAACATGTATAAATTTCCCTTCGATACACAGGAGTGTTCGTTCTCATTGGTTCCCTGGGGATATATACCACTTGAaactaaactggttccctataACAATATGTCCTACGCGGATATAACATATTACTCTTCTAATGCAGAATGGGATCTAGAGAAAACTGTAATGAAACGGTTTAGAATTGGAGGATACGACAATCTGGTTAAAGTCCAGGTGAATTTGAAGAGAAAGTCTCTCTACTTCGTCATAAACATGTTGGCTCCTATGCTTCTTCTGTCCTTGTTGAATCCTCTGGTTTTTTCCTTGCCTGTTGACAGTGGAGAgcgtgtgtcttatgctatgACGATCTTTCTATCATTTGCCGTTTTCATGACATTGCTTAGCGAAAATATACCTAGATCATCTGAGCCAATGTCTTTATTGTCGTATTTCCTAATAGTGACAATGCTAAAAAGCACATTGATATGCGTATTGACCGTTGTTAAtctcaatcttcattttaaagACCCTACGTCAGAAGTATCAAGAAAAGCTTTGTTTATACTAAACGTGATGCGACTTCAATGTTTGTACAAACTTTGTAAAAAGGGTGGAAAGAAATCTAACGTCTCTGATAATTCGGTTACGGAAATAGTTTTTGTGAGGAGTAAAACGAGTGACGAAGGGAGAACGCAGAACAAGGAAGCAGAGGGTAGTGTGACGTGGAAAGCCATAGCTGAAGGATACGACAAAGTACTGTTGTACTATTTTTATCTGATTTTCTTTCTTCTGTGGATCATTCTTGGGGCAGTATTGACATCCTGA
- the LOC130046870 gene encoding neuronal acetylcholine receptor subunit alpha-10-like, producing MKTTSFIRPMFLIFVTFETQVWGAMFSDSLSLYQDLFRNYTPDLRPQFNLSETTEVSLRVFLFSLNDLDEVSGMVSIVAGVLMSWKDFHLSWDPSSYGELESLTLPKKAIWVPNIFMIDPANKMEAIGSDDFIGRIQSDGTVLWSPGGLIQSLCNVNMYKFPFDTQECTLTLALWGYYRSEATLVPMNNNTAVDTSYYKKNGQWDLEDATLLYHDFGGKVTGLKIRLTFKRKSIYFVFNMLVPILLLSILNPLVFVLPVDSGERLSYAITIFLSFAVFMTLLSDNMPKSSEPMALMSYFLIETMCMSTIAILLTIFTLCLHFRESNTEVSRILLNLLKFLQFRCLFSCCKKTKTESFQMGENNVGDKAFVRRNTEIKDLDKITNWKTLAKGYDKVLTHYFYIFIFFHWILFSLLLLI from the coding sequence ATGAAGACAACATCGTTTATTCGTCCTATGTTTTTGATTTTTGTGACATTTGAAACTCAGGTTTGGGGAGCAATGTTCTCCGACAGCCTTTCTCTTTACCAAGACCTGTTTAGGAATTACACACCAGATCTTCGTCCACAATTCAATCTATCAGAAACAACTGAAGTAAGTTTGAgagtgtttttattttctctgaACGATCTAGATGAAGTGTCCGGTATGGTATCAATAGTTGCTGGCGTTTTAATGTCTTGGAAAGACTTCCATCTCTCTTGGGATCCCAGCAGTTATGGTGAACTGGAAAGTTTAACTCTTCCGAAGAAAGCCATTTGGGTTCCCAACATTTTTATGATAGATCCTGCCAATAAAATGGAAGCTATTGGTAGTGATGATTTCATTGGAAGGATCCAGAGTGACGGCACCGTGTTATGGTCACCCGGTGGATTGATCCAATCTCTGTGCAATGTTAATATGTATAAATTCCCGTTTGACACACAGGAGTGTACGTTAACACTAGCACTGTGGGGATATTATAGAAGTGAAGCGACGCTGGTTCCCATGAATAACAACACTGCAGTGGACACGTCCTACTATAAGAAGAACGGACAGTGGGATTTAGAAGACGCTACCTTGTTGTATCATGATTTTGGAGGGAAAGTCACTGGGTTGAAAATCAGATTGACATTCAAAAGAAAGTCTATATATTTTGTCTTCAACATGCTTGTCCCCATTCTCCTTTTGTCCATTCTTAACCCTTTGGTTTTTGTTCTGCCAGTGGACAGTGGAGAACGCTTGTCTTATGCAATTACAATTTTCTTGTCGTTTGCTGTTTTCATGACGTTGCTTAGTGACAACATGCCAAAGTCATCGGAACCTATGGCTCTGATGTCGTATTTTTTAATTGAGACGATGTGCATGAGTACAATCGCCATTCTTTTGACTATATTTACCTTGTGCCTTCATTTCAGAGAATCGAATACGGAAGTGTCCAGAATATTGTTAAATCTTCTGAAATTTCTCCAGTTTCGTTGTCTGTTCAGTTGTTGTAAGAAAACAAAGACAGAATCTTTTCAGATGGGAGAGAATAATGTTGGAGATAAAGCTTTTGTGAGGAGAAACACGGAAATTAAAGATTTGGACAAAATTACGAATTGGAAAACTTTGGCAAAAGGATATGATAAAGTGTTAACAcactatttttacattttcattttctttcattGGATTTTGTTTAGTCTTTTGCTTTTAATTTAA
- the LOC125648372 gene encoding molybdate-anion transporter-like codes for MIGPVLYFTLILLAVVCAAFQYVAHRLRRDASIGNNPMFVKFQRGYFAAYLMAMFADWLQGPYLYKLYHHYGFQEEQIAILYVFGFASTVLLGTWTPIAADQFGRKKLCMSFTVLYSVSCILKLSTSYGVLLIGRILGGIATSVLFSAFEAWYVHEHIETHDFPKEWIAVTFSRASFWNGLLAILAGFTTNVLCDWMGFGPVAPYILAIPFLIAAGVIVTYTWNENYSGHTIKFRKLCGEGFRSIVTEEKIFMLGAIESLFESVIYIIIFLWTPILEPTKPMFGVVFSTFMISILTGQAFFQVISLRKKMSTAVLLLISISIAFFSNILLVYSTHPGTHDYALSFSAFVVFEIAVGIYFPAMGYLRSRIIPDTHRWSIMNWFRVPINLIACAVLLLLHEDVFRHGNQMIFVICAVLLFLAILSGIRFKTLTKDDESLTQEAGWQESDHIHNIF; via the coding sequence ATGATTGGACCAGTTCTATACTTCACCCTAATTCTTCTCGCTGTTGTATGTGCTGCCTTCCAGTATGTGGCTCATAGACTTCGTAGAGATGCTTCTATTGGCAACAATCCAATGTTTGTCAAGTTCCAGCGAGGCTATTTCGCTGCCTACTTGATGGCGATGTTTGCTGACTGGCTCCAAGGTCCATACCTGTACAAATTATACCATCACTATGGTTTTCAAGAGGAGCAAATCGCCATATTGTATGTGTTTGGATTTGCTTCAACTGTCCTTTTGGGAACATGGACACCAATTGCTGCAGATCAATTTGGGCGAAAGAAGTTGTGCATGTCTTTCACAGTTTTATATTCTGTGTCATGCATATTGAAGCTGTCAACCAGTTATGGGGTTCTACTGATTGGCAGGATTTTGGGTGGAATTGCCACATCAGTTTTATTTTCTGCTTTTGAAGCGTGGTATGTTCATGAACATATTGAGACACATGACTTTCCAAAAGAATGGATTGCAGTGACCTTCTCTAGAGCGTCATTTTGGAATGGTTTGTTGGCCATTCTAGCAGGATTTACGACAAATGTCCTTTGCGACTGGATGGGATTTGGTCCAGTTGCTCCGTATATATTGGCAATTCCGTTCTTGATCGCTGCAGGCGTGATTGTTACATACACTTGGAATGAGAATTATAGTGGACACACAATTAAGTTTCGGAAATTGTGTGGTGAAGGTTTCAGAAGCATTGTGACGgaggaaaaaatatttatgttagGAGCTATTGAATCTCTGTTTGAAAGTGTTATTTATATCATCATTTTCTTATGGACACCCATTTTAGAACCTACTAAACCTATGTTTGGTGTTGTATTTTCCACATTCATGATAAGTATATTGACAGGCCAGGCTTTCTTCCAAGTGATTTCTTTGCGCAAGAAGATGTCCACAGCCGTTTTACTCTTGATATCTATCTCGATAGCCTTCTTTTCAAACATACTGCTAGTATACTCGACCCATCCTGGTACTCATGACTATGCTCTGTCTTTTTCTGCCTTCGTCGTCTTTGAAATAGCCGTGGGCATTTATTTTCCCGCCATGGGATATCTCCGTTCTAGAATCATTCCCGACACGCATCGCTGGAGCATCATGAACTGGTTCCGTGTTCCGATTAACCTGATCGCGTGTGCAGTTTTATTATTGCTTCATGAGGATGTTTTCCGCCATGGAAACCAAATGATCTTTGTGATTTGTGCAGTTTTGTTATTCCTGGCTATTCTTAGTGGTATCCGATTTAAGACTCTTACGAAAGACGACGAAAGTTTGACACAAGAGGCAGGCTGGCAGGAAAGTGATCATATTCACAACATCTTTTGA
- the LOC125648371 gene encoding antiviral innate immune response receptor RIG-I-like, translating into MEDCCGPEPMSSLSALNSITCTLDTPEIPKLIELYRPLIVQCVSGLELVSHLSDVIDPRGRQEVRQTGKNCGSIQSMDCLLNLLLDSEKPNKWNKFVEALEANEYRYVARALKGGEVKSDVFKKYRKLLLRHNAKLVHRLDPSNLLPDLSSRGLLNNVDIEEIQAEMNNHGKIAGTTVLLDRVWKRHDDWYHGLLEVLCSAGHLTIVENMDIEFAQSWKSQNESDTRTSFGTSAMKPISILEDYTSDSGPPQNSFANQSIPPADLSISEESELTLDSMLSNCDLEEEDQIKREKREAQDNFQRQYQANSKSKSHAKESLPDLALPVGKMPMPYSLSNSDTPLGREISSMSDRPSGTDFTSVSGEYSGNLSSIHSSTVDKLLDSIGNSVDDIIQREGGSRPNIVGPELDVQSVDGNNSDSSSDEDAIPAKQLQLRNYQLELARAALDDKNCIIVAPTGSGKTHVAMKIIQNHREKRRRLHITKVAFLVEQSALAEQQGKVCKEFLACKVKVITGEKQRTESLQNLSCWIQQKDILVITSQILVNALAVGDVRIEDFSLIIFDECHHSHAKHPYNQIMSHYLDLKLEDRHKQLPQIVGLTASVGVGKAKNEEKAMEWIYSMMANMDAEELSVVEDNRTELAQHVNIPEQYVKKTPHRKKNDFGRTIEGIMAAIQKWMINSKHSTQLGDQSILKPPAARGNDQYTQWLSRLWKEEAKIVDEKARRFIHTCRVYLDMYNKALIIYTDARASDSLAFIREELKKWDEHLIADDTDKKLKSFFEKSQANLQINADDPNHDNPKLLELQKLVINAFATVPDSRGIIFVRTRDLVKAIHRWMEETEDLRQFKPVMFTGAQAKCNAGGMTKVQQTDALTLFKDGKHKIVIATSVAEEGLDIQKCNLVIRYSYVSNEIAMVQARGRGRRENGKYYVVAAQGDKTAEREELNMIREAMMNRAIEMLREKFRTNRRKCMDIILFMQKKSKTERDLAAQNKDGQIVRQGEYVLRCEKCSKYICMSNEVRKIQDAHHACICNDIKERVVGKRLPKPQFQDEDLKCAVGKLLCRSCGSDLGNVSIYKNAQFPILKIERFSLEDSMGRRDVKKRWKNAPFDVPSITAEDILQRSQGEKLIEMI; encoded by the exons ATGGAGGACTGCTGTGGCCCCGAGCCTATGAGTTCGCTGTCCGCTTTGAATAGTATTACGTGTACCCTGGACACTCCAGAAATTCCCAAACTTATTGAGCTGTATAGACCACTAATCGTACAATGTGTAAGTGGATTGGAACTAGTGTCTCATCTCAGTGATGTCATCGACCCCA GGGGTCGTCAAGAAGTTCGCCAAACTGGTAAAAACTGCGGGAGCATTCAATCGATGGACTGCCTTTTGAATTTGTTACTGGATAGTGAAAAGCCAAATAAATGGAACAAATTTGTAGAAGCTCTAGAAGCAAATG AATACAGATATGTTGCGAGGGCATTGAAAGGAGGGGAAGTAAAAAGTGATGTTTTCAAAAAGTACAGAAAACTATTATTGAGACATAACGCCAAACTAGTTCATCGATTAGACCCCAGTAATCTTCTTCCAGACCTGTCAAGTCGAGGGTTACTGAACAATGTTGATATAGAGGAGATTCAGGCAGAGATGAACAACCATGGAAAAATAGCCGGTACCACGGTGCTCCTAGACAGAGTGTGGAAACGACACGATGATTGGTACCATGGACTTCTGGAAGTTTTGTGTTCTGCAGGGCATCTTACAATAGTGGAAAATATGGACATCGAATTTGCTCAAT CCTGGAAATCACAGAATGAGAGTGACACAAGGACATCATTTGGTACGTCTGCAATGAAACCCATATCTATCCTGGAGGACTACACATCAG ATTCAGGTCCACCTCAAAATTCCTTtgcaaatcaatcaatcccgCCTGCCGATCTATCAATTTCGGAAGAGAGTGAACTTACTCTGGATTCAATGCTCTCGAACTGCGATTTAGAAGAAGAGGACCAAATAAAACGCGAAAAAAGGGAAGCTCAAGATAACTTTCAACGCCAATATCAGGCAAATTCTAAAAGCAAGTCACATGCGAAAGAATCCCTACCAGATTTAGCCCTCCCTGTAGGAAAAATGCCTATGCCATACTCTCTCTCTAATAGTGATACACCTTTAGGAAGAGAGATTTCCTCTATGAGTGATCGACCATCGGGAACAGATTTTACTTCCGTGAGTGGGGAATACTCCGGTAATTTAAGTAGTATCCATTCATCCACTGTTGACAAGTTGTTAGATAGCATTGGAAACAGTGTAGACGACATTATTCAGAGAGAAGGAGGCTCCCGTCCGAACATCGTTGGACCAGAATTAG ATGTACAGTCCGTGGATGGTAACAATTCAGACAGTTCAAGCGATGAAGATGCCATACCTGCTAAACAACTCCAGTTGAGAAATTACCAGTTAGAACTAGCCAGAGCAGCTCTCGATGATAAAAACTGCATCATAGTTGCTCCAACAGGGAGCGGAAAAACTCACGTTGCCATGAAAATAATCCAG AATCACAGAGAAAAACGTAGGCGTCTACATATCACAAAAGTGGCCTTCCTTGTGGAACAAAGTGCCCTTGCTGAACAGCAGGGGAAAGTCTGTAAAGAGTTCTTAGCCTGTAAAGTGAAAGTCATCACTGGAGAAAAACAGAGAACTGAAAGTCTTCAAAATTTGTCCTGTTGGATACAACA GAAAGATATCCTTGTAATCACCTCTCAAATTTTGGTCAACGCATTAGCGGTCGGAGACGTTCGGATTGAGGACTTTTCTTTGATAATATTTGATGAGTGTCACCACTCTCATGCAAAGCATCCTTATAACCAAATCATGTCACATTATCTGGATTTGAAACTTGAAGACAGACACAAACAACTTCCTCAG ATTGTTGGCTTGACGGCATCTGTGGGTGTCGGAAAGGCCAAAAATGAGGAGAAAGCAATGGAGTGGATATACAGCATGATGGCTAATATGGATGCTGAAGAACTAAGTGTAGTGGAAGATAATAGGACAGAATTAGCACAACATGTCAATATTCCCGAGCAAT ACGTAAAGAAAACACCCCACAGAAAGAAAAATGACTTTGGAAGAACCATTGAAGGGATCATGGCAGCTATACAGAAATGGATGATCAATTCGAAAC ATTCAACACAGTTGGGAGACCAATCCATTTTAAAGCCACCTGCTGCTAGAGGCAATGACCAGTACACACAGTGGCTAAGCCGTCTATGGAAAGAGGAGGCCAAAATAGTGGACGAGAAAGCAAGGCGTTTCATCCATACCTGCCGGGTCTACCTGGAT ATGTACAACAAAGCACTGATCATTTACACCGACGCTCGAGCCTCGGACTCTCTAGCATTCATCAGAGAAGAGCTGAAAAAGTGGGATGAACATCTCATCGCAGACGACACTGACAAAAAGCTGAAGTCATTCTTTGAAA AGAGTCAGGCAAATTTGCAAATAAATGCAGATGACCCAAATCACGACAACCCAAAACTCCTTGAactacaaaaactggttataaaTGCTTTTGCAACTGTGCCAGATTCCCGTGGAATTATCTTTGTGAGAACACGAGATCTAGTGAAAGCAATCCATCGCTGGATGGAAGAGACGGAAGACCTTCGACAATTCAAACCAGTCATGTTCACTGGTGCCCAAGCGAAATGCAACGCAGGAG GGATGACTAAAGTTCAACAAACTGATGCCTTGACATTGTTCAAAGATGGCAAACACAAGATTGTAATTGCAACGTCAGTAGCAGAAGAGGGGTTAGATATTCAGAAATGCAACCTCGTCATTCGGTACTCATACGTCAGCAACGAGATCGCTATGGttcaagcaagag GAAGAGGAAGAAGAGAGAATGGAAAATACTACGTTGTAGCAGCACAAGGCGACAAAACAGCAGAGAGGGAGGAATTGAACATGATCCGCGAAGCCATGATGAACCGTGCAATAGAAATGCTGAGGGAAAAGTTCCGTACAAACCGCAGAAAGTGCATGGATATAATTCTATTTATGCAGAAGAAATCCAAAACTGAGCGCGATCTTGCTGCACAGAATAAAGATGGTCAAATTGTTCGCCAAGGGGAATACGTTTTACG GTGTGAGAAGTGCAGCAAATACATTTGCATGTCAAATGAAGTTCGGAAAATCCAGGACGCTCACCATGCATGTATTTGTAATGACATAAAAGAGCGGGTAGTAGGAAAACGTCTTCCAAAACCGCAATTTCAGGACGAAGACCTGAAGTGTGCTGTTGGTAAACTCCTCTGTCGCTCCTGTGGGTCTGATCTTGGAAACGTATCTATATACAAAAACGCACAATTCCCAATATTGAAGATAGAGAGGTTTTCGTTGGAGGATAGTATGGGAAGAAGAGATGTTAAGAAGAGATGGAAAAACGCTCCGTTTGATGTGCCCTCCATCACAGCGGAAGATATACTACAGAGGTCGCAAGGAGAGAAACTGATTGAAATGATTTAA